Within Amedibacterium intestinale, the genomic segment AGTAGAATTGATTCTGGTATGTATAGGATATAACCTAAGAAAGTACCATAATCGAAAAAAGGTGAAAAATATGAATTAGTTTTCCACAATGAGCAGGGGGAAGATTGAAAAGCAAAGGTAGAAAATAGCTATTTTAAGGATAGTTGTTTTTAAAATACCCAAAAGCAGGAAGAATTATTAAAAAAAGCTGTGATTTTCGGAGAAACTATAATTTCTCTTACTCGTCACAGCCCCTTATTTTTTTACCCAGCGTCCATAAATACCACATGGAAGAATGGTGTGACTTTTTGTAATAGGTAAACCAATTTCCCCTGTTTCTAAATATCCATTTGGGTGTTTTTTTAATACTGTGCTGTTTAGCAGATTATGTAATACAGTTGGTGGAAATCCTGTTGTATAAGAGTTGACTAAGAAGAATAAAGGATCTTCATCTAATATTTCCATACAAGCAGAGATTAAAGGATATAACTGCTCTTCTAATTTCCATACTTCTCCATTTGGTCCTCTGCCATAGCTTGGTGGATCCATAATGATCGCATGATATGTTCTTCCTCTTCGTTTTTCTCTTTGTACAAATTTTAATACATCATCCACAATAAAACGAATCTTTTTATCTTCTAAATGGGAAAGAACCATATTTTCTTTTGCCCAGGAAACCATTCCTTTGCTGGCATCAACATGTACAACTTCACTTGCTCCTGCAGCTGCACAAGCCATCGTAGCTCCTCCTGTATAAGCGAATAAATTTAATACTCGAATATCATCGCGTTTGCTGTCTTTGATTTTCTTCATCATAAAATCCCAGTTGGCAGCTTGTTCTGGAAATAATCCGGTATGTTTAAATCCGGTAGGTGAAACTTTGAAACGAAGTTCCTTAAATGAAATCGTCCAGCTTTCTTTAAACTTTTTCTTATACTCCCAATGGCCTCCGCCACTTTTACTTCTATGATAATGGGCATGAGGGTTTTTCCACAAGCTGTCTTCTGTATCAACAGGCCAGATAACCTGAGGATCAGGACGTCTTAGAATAATATCTTTCCATCTTTCCAGTTTTTCACCATTTCCAGCATCTATACATTCATAATCTAACCATTGATCTGCAACCTGATTCATAAAAATCCTCCCTGTCATTGTTTTCTGTATTATTATACATGATTTAAAGGGGATAGAAAAGAGATAAAAACATTCATCTTTTTTATGAGTTATAGTTTTATATGTTTTTAGAAAAGAATATCTATTTTTTTAAAAGAAGTGCTGCATATAGTTTTATGAAAATGCTTTCTTTTTGTGTAAGAAAAAGAAAAATGTGCTAAAATATAATAAAATTATGGATTAAAGGAGGTTTCGATCCTATGTTCAACAAATTGTATGATAATTGTTTTAAAACAGAGCTTCAAACAGAAGTTATTAAAGTTAAAGAAGATAAAGGAATGTACTGGCATGCTTTTAAGGATACCATATTCTATGTGGAAGGGGGAGGAATGGAAAGTGATATTGGTATGATTGATCGCCATATGGTCCATGGATTGAAGAAAGAAGATGGATATGTATGGCATCTGTTAGATGAAAAATTAGAAGGCAGTGTATTTATGAGCGTGAACCTTCATGAAAGGTTTCGTAAATGTCAGATTCATACGGCTCAGCATTTGATTAGTGCTGTTCTTCAAAATGTATATAATGTAAAAACATTATCACATCATGTAAGTGATGAGGTAAATGATGTAGAATTAAGTTTTGATAATTTTAATGAAAAAATGGCGATTGAACTGCAGGTTTTGTGCAATGGTTTGATTCGTGATGATTTGGCAGTTTCTATATTATATCCGACACATGCAGAGGCAAATGAATATTTAACTGATAAAGAAATCATGCGCTCAGATCTTCGTGTTGTAAGAATTGGTGTATTGGATTATACAATGTGTGGATGTATGCATGTGCCATCTTTACGTTATTTGCAAATGCTGTTTATTGAAGGATTTGAAAAGACGAAAAATGGTTATAAGATTCGTTATTTGGTTGGTGATCAGCTGCTTGACTGTATCAGACGCCGCTATCGTGTTTTAGATGAGGCAAGTGATACATTGGCAGTTTCTCATTTGTATCTTAATACAGGGGTCAGCCGTTTGTTAAGTGAAAACAAACAGCTTCGAAAACATGTGGATGAGTGGAAAGATAAATATATATCTTCCCTGGCTAGAGAACTTGGAAACAGCAAGGAAGAAGTTCTTGTGAGAACATTTGAAGATTTGGATTCAAAAGGAATGCATCGTTTGGCGCAAATGATTTGTGACAAATATCATAAGGCAGTTGTATTTTTAACTCGTGATTATGATAATGCGCATATTGTGATTGCTAAGCATGAACAAAGTAATTTTGATGTTAAGCATGTATTTGATCATTTTGTATCAGAATATCACATAAAAGGCTCTTGTAAAGGAAATACAGCACAAGGTGGAGGCCTTTATAGAGAAGAAATGGAAACGTATATGAAAACTTTGATCCTGTAAGATGTTTACAGGATTTTCTTAATCATGAAGAAATTCTTAAAATTGATAAGAGGATTCGTTTTTAAAGGAAATCTATGGTATACTTATAATCGCTTTATGGAGGTAAACTCATGAAACAAATAGTAAAAATGGTACTGCTTTCCTGCTGCATCTTTTCATTTCTGATGGTAAATGGCTGCAGTAAAAAGGAAGAGAACAAAAAAGAACAAATAACGGAAGAACCAAAGGAAAAAACACAACTGATTGAAAATCAGCAATATACTTCTCCTTTGAATCCTACAGAAAATCAGATACTTGCATATAATGATTTAAGTGCTGCAGTGGAAAAAGAAGATAATAAAGAAGAGGCAAAACAGGTTGCGATTAGTTTTGTTTATGATTTTTTCACATTGTCGAATAAAAAATCTGCTGAAGATATTGGCGGTCTGCAATTTATTCCAAGTAATAAGGTAGCTACTTTTATGCAGTATGCGAAATCTTATTATTACAGCAATTATTCTACAATTGTAAATGAATATGGAAAAGAAAATCTTCCAGAGGTAGATCAGGTTAGTGTCGAAAGCATGGAAGAGGCACAATTAGATTTTGGTAAATTTACAAATTCTGGATACATTATAAAACTAAAGGTAACTTATAAAGAAAATAAATTACCTCAAGAGGCATTAAAAACGAATATGACATTACGTATCAGCAATTTTGAAGACTTCTTATATGATCGAAGTGTTGATTATACAAAAGATCCTCTTGTTTTAAAACAGGAAACATATCAGATGTGCTGGAGAGTACTAGGGGTAGAGTAGGGAGTGAATCATCAGTCCTTTTTGAAAGGAGAAACTATGGCTATTGAAATTGTAGTAGAAAGTAAATTAGAAAAAGAAGAGGAACGTGAACAGTTTAGTTCTTATTTAAAACAGCTTTGTGAAAAGAAACAGTTAAAGATAGAAGATTATGATACAAGCGTTATTATTGAGGTGTGTCCTTATGGTTATATTGAGTGCAGTTATGAAGGACGTTTTGTATCGCTGGCAAGTGAAAGTGATGTAGCTGGTCCTGGTTTTCATGCTTATGTGTGCTCTTTTATTGATGAAGTTATTGCGGATAATAACAGTATGAAATGGGAAGTTAGTGATCCTGCAAAATATTATGAGGAAAGAAACTTTGAAAATTTAAAATATGGTACATTTTATCGCTGGCTAAGAGATATTCGTGAGTATGCGGGAAAAAATGAAATAAACGAGATTTGCTGGAATAATGATTTTTACAGACCATCTTCTCTAGAAAATCATCTTGTAACACCACTTGGATATATTTCCCTGGAAGATTTTTTAAATCGAGATATAGAGGATCTAGCTAATGATTTCTTTATTTGGAATACACAAGAACGTGATGCACGATTTTATCGCAATTGTGCTTTAGCGCTTCTATGTAAAGATGGATTCTTTTCTTATAGTGCTATGAATGAATTTACAGATAAAATGGCAAATACAATTATAGATTATTTAGAGGCAGCATATGAAAAGGATGATACGGAAGCATTGCCTATGAAGGAATATCGCTTATTATGTAATGCAATTTATCGACAGGAAGCTATCAAACATGCAAATTTACTTGAACTGCATAATGCAGGATATAGGAAGAATACAATCTATTATCCTTTTGGAAACTGGGATATCCCAATGGATGGATTTGCGGAAAAAAGTTTTGATAAAAGTACACAGACCATGCATTTTATGGCACCATACAAAAGTGCAGATACACCATGGGAATGGATGGTAAAAGTGAATGCCTATACTTTTGATGCGGAAGTTTCCAATTATGTGGAAGCTATAAAACATCCATCAAAAGAAACGATAGAAGAATTTTCTATATGCTCAGAAAACTGCGATGGAAAAGGAATCGTAGAAAATCTAGGAGAATATTTACGTATTCTTGTACAATTTAATCATGAACATGATATGTTGTTTATAGAAGGTTTTGCGAGTGATGAAGCATCAATACATAAATTAAAAACATATTGTGAACAGGTCGTACACCAGGTAAGGGAAGAAGAAACGATTAAAAATTAGAAGAGATGTAATATTTCTTCTTTTTTTATACAGAAATGGAATAAGTATAGAATGTGATTTTGTATAAATATACATATAAGCTCTTAAAAAGATACTATATAATTCTAAAATAAAGAAATAATTACATATTTTACTCTTTGTTTTTCTTAAATAGAGGAAAAAGATAAGAAGTATCCTATAATTAAAAAAACAAGAGGTGGAGTATGGCAACGTTAACAGAAATCAATCATATCGTTGGAAAAGCAATTCGAGAAGGTATGCAGAGAAAAAACATGACACAGCAGGAACTTGCAAATGCGGTGGGTTCTACACAACGTTCGATTTCGTCTTATGTTACAGGAAAAACACAACCTCCTTTGGATATTTTAAACAATATTTGTAAAGAATTGGAAATAAGTATGGATCAGATTCTGCTGCTTCCTGTGTATCATCATCCAAGCCGTATTGTGAGTGAGAAAGATGAAATTGAATATATAAGTCAGCTGGATGGTCTTTCCGCATTAAAGAAAAAAGAGTTTGTACAAATTGTTCGTCAAATGCGTAAATTAATTAAATAGCTGGAAATTTTTCCCAAAATAAGGAAAATACTCCAGTTTTTTTACTTTTATTTAAATATTTCTGATTTCTATACCACTTGCTATATAGACAAATTTCTGTATTCCTCTATACTATATATAAGAGGGTGACTATATATGGAAGAAAACATAAAAATGAATGTAACAAAAGAAGAATTAGAAATTATACAGTTTTATAGAAATCTTAGTGAAGAAAAGAAAGAAATATTTCAAGAGTTCATATGTTCTTTGAAAAATATGATGCAAGATTTTAATGATTAGTGTTTTTGTCTTCTCTTTTTTGATAAAATAAAAGAAAAGAAAGAGGAGAGAAATATGGAAGAAAAAGCAAAGGTTTACTGGTGTGATTTTCGTGCAGTTCCTGGAACGAATTTATTAGAAAAGCTAAAAAGACTTATGCGTCATGCAGGAATTGAAACAATTGATTTTGATAAGAAAATGGCTGCGATTAAAATTCATTTTGGTGAACCGGGAAATTTATCTTATCTGCGTCCGAATTACGCAAAAGCTGTTGCAGATGTGGTGAAAGAATTAGGAGGAATGCCTTTTTTAACCGACTGTAATACGCTGTATGTGGGAAGAAGAAAAAATGCACTTGATCATTTAGAAACAGCGTATGAAAATGGGTTTTCTCCATTTTCTACGGGGTGTCATGTATTGATTGGAGATGGATTAAAAGGAACAGATGATATAGAAGTCCCAGTTCGTAATGGAGAGCTTTGTAAAACTGCGAAAATAGGAAAGGCCATTATGGATGCAGATGTTTTTATTTCGCTAAGTCATTTTAAAGGACATGAATGTACTGGTTTTGGCGGAGCGTTAAAAAATATAGGTATGGGTTGTGGTTCCAGAGCGGGAAAAATGGAACAGCATAATTCAGGAAAGCCAAGTGTAGATACAAAGTTATGCAGGGGTTGTCATGTATGTGAGAAAAATTGTGCGCAGGATGCCATTTACTTTGATGAAAATCGTCATGCGCATATCGACCATGAACGTTGTGTAGGTTGCGGAAGATGTTTAGGTTCCTGTAATTTTGATGCGATTTATAACGAAAATTCCAGTGCAAATGATGATTTAAATCGAAAGATTGCGGAATACAGTATGGCAGTAGTAGATGGACGTGATAATTTCCATATAAATCTTGTTATGGATGTATCACCGTATTGCGATTGCCATCCAGAAAATGATTTGCCGATTATTCCTGATGTTGGAATGTTTGCATCCTTTGATCCAGTTGCGTTAGATCAGGCTTGTGCTGAT encodes:
- a CDS encoding DUF362 domain-containing protein, which codes for MEEKAKVYWCDFRAVPGTNLLEKLKRLMRHAGIETIDFDKKMAAIKIHFGEPGNLSYLRPNYAKAVADVVKELGGMPFLTDCNTLYVGRRKNALDHLETAYENGFSPFSTGCHVLIGDGLKGTDDIEVPVRNGELCKTAKIGKAIMDADVFISLSHFKGHECTGFGGALKNIGMGCGSRAGKMEQHNSGKPSVDTKLCRGCHVCEKNCAQDAIYFDENRHAHIDHERCVGCGRCLGSCNFDAIYNENSSANDDLNRKIAEYSMAVVDGRDNFHINLVMDVSPYCDCHPENDLPIIPDVGMFASFDPVALDQACADMCNKMDVTNGSLLDEHIHAHDFKDHHDHFTNVSPQTDWKVCLEHAEKIGLGTRNYELIKVQ
- a CDS encoding ferrichrome ABC transporter substrate-binding protein, whose amino-acid sequence is MKQIVKMVLLSCCIFSFLMVNGCSKKEENKKEQITEEPKEKTQLIENQQYTSPLNPTENQILAYNDLSAAVEKEDNKEEAKQVAISFVYDFFTLSNKKSAEDIGGLQFIPSNKVATFMQYAKSYYYSNYSTIVNEYGKENLPEVDQVSVESMEEAQLDFGKFTNSGYIIKLKVTYKENKLPQEALKTNMTLRISNFEDFLYDRSVDYTKDPLVLKQETYQMCWRVLGVE
- a CDS encoding helix-turn-helix domain-containing protein, which produces MATLTEINHIVGKAIREGMQRKNMTQQELANAVGSTQRSISSYVTGKTQPPLDILNNICKELEISMDQILLLPVYHHPSRIVSEKDEIEYISQLDGLSALKKKEFVQIVRQMRKLIK
- a CDS encoding alanyl-tRNA editing protein → MFNKLYDNCFKTELQTEVIKVKEDKGMYWHAFKDTIFYVEGGGMESDIGMIDRHMVHGLKKEDGYVWHLLDEKLEGSVFMSVNLHERFRKCQIHTAQHLISAVLQNVYNVKTLSHHVSDEVNDVELSFDNFNEKMAIELQVLCNGLIRDDLAVSILYPTHAEANEYLTDKEIMRSDLRVVRIGVLDYTMCGCMHVPSLRYLQMLFIEGFEKTKNGYKIRYLVGDQLLDCIRRRYRVLDEASDTLAVSHLYLNTGVSRLLSENKQLRKHVDEWKDKYISSLARELGNSKEEVLVRTFEDLDSKGMHRLAQMICDKYHKAVVFLTRDYDNAHIVIAKHEQSNFDVKHVFDHFVSEYHIKGSCKGNTAQGGGLYREEMETYMKTLIL
- a CDS encoding class I SAM-dependent methyltransferase; its protein translation is MNQVADQWLDYECIDAGNGEKLERWKDIILRRPDPQVIWPVDTEDSLWKNPHAHYHRSKSGGGHWEYKKKFKESWTISFKELRFKVSPTGFKHTGLFPEQAANWDFMMKKIKDSKRDDIRVLNLFAYTGGATMACAAAGASEVVHVDASKGMVSWAKENMVLSHLEDKKIRFIVDDVLKFVQREKRRGRTYHAIIMDPPSYGRGPNGEVWKLEEQLYPLISACMEILDEDPLFFLVNSYTTGFPPTVLHNLLNSTVLKKHPNGYLETGEIGLPITKSHTILPCGIYGRWVKK